In Labeo rohita strain BAU-BD-2019 chromosome 4, IGBB_LRoh.1.0, whole genome shotgun sequence, the DNA window GTCTACTGATACATCAGGATTGTTTTAAATCAATCTCATGCTTTCAGatattaatcaaacacacaATCCACCATGAAATATAAAGCACGTCGCCTACCCATTTCCCTCCACATAAACCTCAAAATTCTCTTTTCTCCATTTGAAATTTGTCAGAGACAGATTAAAGATGATTAAGCATGGAAACTAAAGAAATTAGTGTATTCTGGCGTTGCAGCCAACAacagataaaataatataatactgtaataaaatacacaGTTTATCACAGATTTGAAACACCACCATGTGCACCTTGCATAAGTTCTTGTACTTCAGAGTAAGCTTTGGTGTCAGGATAGCTTGGAAAAAACATCTGCTAAAGAAAAATCTTGTAAAACTTACCGCAAACATGCAGAATATCAACAAGACTAGCTGCCGCCTCATACTGAGGACAATCCAAACTACTGAAATCAGGACATTACCATGACCACCCTAATAGGCCAGTCAGAATCAAAGACAACAAACCTCTCAGCTGCTGATTGGATGGTTGTGTCCCAGAACCCCACACAGAGAGTTCAGAACAACCCCTTTTTgtgaaatgatttgcaaaggGTCATTAATATCAGAACAGaagcaaacaaaacataacagtaGACTCACTTAGCTTTTGAAGTTGGTTACCTGGCCACAGAATGAGCTCATGACATGCCCTAAAAAAGCATTTCATCCACCTTAAATCAACAAGCACTCTATAATCGGGTTCCAGTTCTGAGAAACCGCCTCAGAATACAGACATTTGTCAGCGCAGAGACTTTACTCTGGCACGTAGCTAGTGTAAGTGTCATTAGTGAGATGATATGAGTTATATTCCCCTTTAGGGGGTGAGGTCTCCTTGCATTGTTTAAATCCGGCTTAGAGGTGAAACATTAAGCTTCAGGCTTTAAAGCAGCTACAAGCAGCTGCTCAGCAGGCCATGGAGGATCTGTCAGCAGTAGGGAAGCATTAATCTGCAGTGTGCTTTTTATGGCCTCCTGCTGCGATCTCCCATAGGGGAGTGCAGACAAACACTTCGTCAtcattacaaaacacatttaatctATAATGATgcttagtctttttttttttttggcttgctCACAATGATATGATCACATATATACATGCTTTAGAAGAGGGAGGCTGTGCGCTATAGGCTTTCGAACAAAGCATTCGTTGACAACTTTCTTCTCATGGAATACTCATGGAAATTAGCATTAACATGGAGAACATGACGTTGATGGCCTACATCTGTCCTGATGAGCGAATGATCACGCCCGTGCATTAGCCCTCACACCTCTGATGCAAATCAGGCCACTGTAAATTGGCCTTTAATAGCATTTGCGTGACTCATTAGCGTGCAAATTGGAAGTGGGTTCGTTTAAGCGACGACAAACTGCTAATGTACTTTTTCATGCTTCCACCAGCCTTGCAGAAGCAGATCAAAACCCTGTTTAGAACTCTTCTGTTCTCACATTAGCCTGTTTGTCCACCATGCCATGTTGAAATGCTGATATTTTGAAGTTGTTTGAGCTTACAAAAATGAATTGCCAGGGCTTGTTCGCCATGGATGGGTAGAGTCGATGACCTTTGCATTGCTGCTTTGTTTTACTAATGAACAACACGGACTGATTAAGGACAGATGTTAGAGCTGACATAGTCCTCACATTATCgttaatcataaaataatttctggtTTGCTTTTAAGTGATACTTATGCAGGGCCCTAACCGCATTAGACATTTAGGGGAACAAGTCCCTCCCAATAATTAGAAAAGCCCAAACTGTCCCACctattatttgaaattgtactGATCTGCTGCACTCCATTATGCAGCGTTTGTTGTTAGGATgactaaaatctaaaaacatatccacctttttcttcccgtacAAGtgagtgcagccatttgtaaattttatgggtctggcttccggactcatccacgtccagctgtttttagctgtacaaaacagctcattttgttgctagatattgcaaattggtatgtcttaccgtattattttaatgtattatcttaattgtatgtttactgcatgttgttattctcgttatttccctaggGCTTACtggcagtgttgccaaatccTTGATTTTCCCTACAAAAATGGGCTATGTTTATACTGttgctgcaggttgtttttTCAGTCTTCGAGTTGAAGCAAAACCCCTTTTTCCCCTGAACAAAACTGGGCTAGTTTCAGCTGTGACTGGGCTCATTTTGAGTACCAATTGGGCTTGTTTTATTACACggatctggcaaccctgcttaCAGGGTATGCGTATATcaatattgcattatttttatcagACTGAACAACAATATTTACTGCATTTGCATTATTGTAAGTGGTAGGTGtagacattaataaaacaatggGATAGTTAGCCATTTTCATTAATTGCTATTTTATGGTGAGATTTTGCATTGTGTGTATAAAGTACCTGCGTTTGCTGTGTGTGCGTCTCTCTATAAACAATGAAGCTGTACATTTAGTTACTTAAAAACAGTGATGTTACCTCCTCGTTACTGAAAACATAATTTACCGATTCAGTATCGAAGctcttttattaattaaaagtagCGTTTACAGTATGAGTTTTATATAGTAACCgattacatgtaatctaacaGATTCCacaaattaagtacttgtaattagattaaattacattgtatgattacatattatttacacaatatcaATAGATTATCCATAATTTATTCTCTATAATTCTTTTTTCTCTAAAATAGCCTACCTCTTATATACATTCACAAAGTCTTCAAGTTTTGCGGACATTTACACAAAGATCAGTCAATAGTCATATGGCAACACAGTATTTGACCActaatttacaaaaatcatctcaggtttaagaagtgttttaacattgcatcaactactgatgaacacattgattttattagaattatcacACTGTAGGTTGTTTAACTATTTCTATGTCTTTGGAagttttttgtctttaattaaaatgcacaaatttacaaactgttttgtcatctgatcctctttcacctaatacatttacttataatcctgagattttaaaattattatttgaataattaagtATTACATTTGCATATTCATTGGTTCTCTGACCTTAGTTATGGtcacatgcaggtaaacaaataaaatatttcattttttaagttttctattttgattttaaaatgacttattttaacatttttttttattatttaattaattatttgctattaattatttatcacTCAAGGACCCCCTGCAGCTCCTTCACAAacaccagtttgggaaaccttgacataaaaaaatgtttaacaaatggaatatattttcttactcatttcaattttttttatcaaaatttaaatcaatgtgataaacaagttGGGTCAatagtaatctaaaagtagtctgattatattacttaatatgtaatgtaatggatgacgctactaactacaattttttgtcatataattTAGAATCAGTATGTAGAATTAGTATTTGAACTAAATAAATGATGTCCCATTAACTTTACAACTACTTAAAGTGAAATTCTTAGGCATTTAATGTAAGCTTTTAATGTAAGACTCAATGGAAAAATGTCTCCAAGATGCACACAATTTGACGGTGTTGCAGTACAGCCAGACTTGCAGAACAATCTGCTTCGTACTGCAGATTATTCTGGCCAATGAATTCAGATAACAGTGCTGCAGTCTCCAAGTACAGCTGTATATAAAACAGTGAAAGATAATGGAAAACGTGTACGGACTTGTGATCGGAATTTATCTGCGTCCAAATGTATTATTTCGGAGACagcttaaataaaacattgatgAGGTACTAAGTCCCTCAAACAAAACAGTGATGATACTAACCTTTGTCAAATCCAGACTAGTTCTTCAAAGATGCTCAATGTAGCAACCTTTAGTTCAAGGTGGACTGCTAGAAGAACCACTACGCCCTCGCAGGAGATATATAAAGTCAGCAAAGCAAACTGGAACTGGCAATTTCAGCCAgctcttttcatttttgtgctaaTATGCATCAGCCATTATGATGGTTCTAACTGAACTTGAAGGACCATAAAATGACATATGGATGCAGGCAGCAATGGACCTTTTATTGATTTCTTACGGAGGAACATTGCCATACTGTCATACTTCAGTGGATGTAGAACGCAGTGCGTACatgactacaaaaaaaaaaacctagacTGTGTATTCTACACACTGTGGTTTTCAGGGCATCCGATTCAAACTTCAGTTATCCATTGGTCAGCTATACGGTGAGACCTAAGATGGTGTTCCTTTCCCCAAAATACAGCATCCTTAAAAAGATATCTGCACAATAAACACAGCAGTGTTGTGGTAAATTAATCTAGCTctagaacaaaaaacaaaatcatactCCTAACCAATTTTACAGGTGAGCAGTTCAAACGAAGTAGCATAATAGTGAATCTACAACACCCTTATGGTTTTAGAATACAGTCGAGGACCTGAGAGAATATTCTCCACTCATTTTATTCACATATGTGCGTTCCATACAGGGCAATATTTTCTCATAACAATGGTTGATGTCATATTTCACCTCTATATGCTGGAGCCAAACAAAACTCatcaaatagaaaaagaaaactatTATGCAAAACGTGTGCAGCTGAATGCTCATTTCTCTGGAAGTGTGACACATGCTGATGACTTGCAATTCTGCAGACAGTGGGAATGTAATGAAATGCAGTGAAGGAAAAATAAGCAGTCACTCATCCAATGAAACACCTTAACTATGCCACACCTCTTCGGGATAATATTTCTAAGACTTATCTCGCTCTGTACTTAAGTTGTCAACAGTAAAAAGAGGAGAGATGACATTCAAATCGTACAAAAACCTAATAAAACTTGTCTGATAAGAAACATGAcggaaaaaaaacatggtcCTGAAATGATTCAAACTCGCTGAGTGCTATCGTTTACCCCTGTAGATCCCGATTTAAGTCGTCAGCAGCCTAGAATGTAAAGAACGAATCTCCCATGGTAACACAAATACTGTGGTCAATTCATTTTCAGGTAACCTAGTAAGTCCCTCTGCACCTCTGTGAGCGGAGGTATCTACAGAACCTCAGGaattatgaaaatgaacaagaaaaaaaaaattaagaagaatggagaacaatgaacaactgaaGCGATTTCCTGTTGTTtatagaaaaacaaagaatgtgGTAATAAGCTTTAAAGCTTAAGAGAACGAATGTCTTGTCTTTTcattagttttttcttttcttaattttagattttgattTCCTCCTATTTTTGATTCAGTGCAATGCATGGAACAATACAAGGGTCCCCCAGGTTGGTTTTCTTTGTGGATTTTCTCGGGAGCGACGGGAGTAACGGGTATGCTGTCTCAGTCGTTTAACTGGTGTCCATGGATTCCATGTTGGCGCTGGAGGAGTCCCTCTGGATGCTGTCAAAGATGGCAGCCAgctcagggttggagctgatcTGAGATTGGAACTCACTCATTAGGGGGCTCTTCTCAGCCTCTGGGATGGTTAGCAGGGCCACTACAGCCCGCATAGCAGATCGTTTGAGCTCGTCCTGCTTCTCAAACTCCTGCTTCACGGAGTTGGCTTTTACCTGAGGAAGAACATAATTAGAAATCAAAGGACTCTCACTTTTTCACAACCTTTCCAGTAGTCTGCagctgggtttccatccaaagttgtgaACTGAACTTTTAACTCACATAAAATATCTGCAAATAAGCATCATTTACATCCAACGaatcaaagagaacaaaacagTCACTCCCTGATAAACTGCCTCTATaaatcactaagaaaagtaggagaagccactaaatatgttaattttcatatataataaattacttgcacCTCAAAGCAAAAAAACGAAACTCAAATGTGGTCACTGCTTTCGAAACTGCATGCCTGGTGTTTGGGAACCCAGTcgtgtaagacagttctgggaggcaattatacagaaatactttgacaaCAGTCTTTTCTCagacatttcagatgctgtgcaatgaGATCGGTTCACTGGATAGTCAGGATATGCCTTCCTATAGCATAAAGTCACATGCTTTTTTGATGGgcatggaggaatttatttggtaaatgcgtttccatctcccattattcgcTTTAACCCTTTTTcacacaagtcaaaaaccacctcaagtgagcgcaaaaacttttttgcgaatTAAGGGATTTTGTCTAAATTTGCCATCTACACCACGctgatgcgatacttcaaaatgcatCAGAAAAACATTGCAAACTGAATTCAAACTTTCGCCCCCTATGGAAACGCAGAAAGTATTTGCACTACTTTTAATATACAAAGAAACTGTACTGTctgattttgttaaatattttgcttACCTTTGTGGTGCATGTTGCCCTAAGTGGCTCTACAAGTCTGTCCAACCTCTGTAACACTGCACTGGGACACAGGCTAGATAATCTGGCCAGCATGAGGAATGTCAGCATCTGTAAACACATTAAAAGAGGAAAAAGAGCCACATTTATACTTTTGTCCCCACGAAGTTTCTAGTAACCTAGTAGAAACTGCTAGGTAATTGCATAATTCCCATTTAAAGTGTGTAGGTAAACAattgaaacataaaaaacacatatttcCTAGTACAAAGCActcaattatattaaaatagtatagTACTTAATGCTCCTGCTTCATTATGATGCAAGTACACCTGGTaataactacatttaaaataaagttggaCCACGTCTGTCGtcaatgcattatgcatttatGCCTTTGATGACCGCACACTGAATCTTTGTTAATCAATTCACTCTTTCATCTTCTGTGGTTGCTAAATGATCTGCATGGCAAAAAGCCTGTGTCTCATGAAAGATTCATGGAGTTGAGGCCGATGGCTTACCTTGATATCGTAATGGTCCTTAAGTCCGTCTTCAACATGGTTTAAGAATTCAAAGATGTCAAGTCTATCAAGGCAACTGTCTAATAGAGTGTACATGCATTCAAATGCAGCCTTCCTTATGTCCAGACCATCGTCCACCGTGTGTTTGAACGGACCCATTTCAACCTAAAAGGAGGAAGGTGTCATTGAGCTTTGAGGTTTTGAAAGACGGTAAAGCAAAAGGCTATGGACAAAGGGCGGTTTACCTCTCTGATTAGATCCTTGCGCACTTTGGTCTCATTGTACAAATGAGGGAGAACTGTATCCAACAAGTCTCGAATAAGAGAGGGTTTGTTGTGAGCTGCAGAGTTAAAGGTAACTAGAGCCACTCTTCGTACGTTGAGGTCTGGATCTTCCAATGTTTTCAAGAAATCACctagaagttaaaaaaaaaaaactacaattaaaacCAGTTCTAAAATGTGTTCTGGACAAAATTCAAAACTGATAACACCACTTGCCTATGCAGTTTTTAAGAAGAGGGTCAATTGTCTGTGGGTGATCAGAAATCGTGAATTTAACAGCTGTGACTACGGAGCTCCTGGCATAAGATGATCCTggggaaaaagagaaaaattcaATCAAACAATTCAACAAAGCCCTCTGAAACAGAATTAACAGGCAGAATCTGACAATCACCTGATAAGAGATAGCCTTTCAGCCTGGGCAGAAGAGTCTCTGGGTCGATGAGTGTTAACTTCCCCAGACATTCAGCTACCACATTCCTTGTGCCCTCTTCTGTACACTCGCAGTGTTTGAGCAACAGCGCCCACACGTTTTCGACATATGGTTTAAGCCCTGCCACCGAGGCAGAGCTGATGATTTCCTTGAGAGAGTGCAACAGCAGGTACTGTCGCTTGGGTTGGCCAGAGATCTCTTGCAGGACAAAGGGCAGGTACTCTGGGAGGTTCCCCACGCTGATGCTACCTAACGCGTATGAAGCTGCTGATTTGACCTCTTCGCTGGCTGAGGAGAAGGCATCCAGAATGACTGTTTTCAGCTCGGGCTGACCGCTCAGATCAACGTGATGTCCGACCTCTCCGAGGGAAAGCAGAGCGAGCAATCTGATGGAGTCAGTGGAACGCGAGTTCTTCACATCTTGAATGAACTGTCCCACCACTGCAGGGCCCTCTTTAGGACAAGCGCGGGTGAGAGCGGCCACGCACTTTGCGATGGAGTAGTAGGATTGCTTATGGGTGAGCGCTGCACTCTGGGCATACACAGGACCTGTTAGCATACGTAGCAGGTCCATGTAGCCCAAGCTGGCAGTTCCCGTAGCTACAAGAGCCTGGAAGAATTCCAGCATGGCGCTAAGAGCGCCACCTTGCAGCAACGGGGAGCGAACCAAAGCTATGAGTTCAGCCAAAATAGAGCCACTTATCTTAGACAGCGAGTCAGGGTGGACTCGTGCAAGCGTGGTGAGGAAGCTGATAGCCATCTGGGAGACATGCATATCGCTTTCATTGATAAGAGGCGGCAGCTCAGCCAGTACAGCATCAATCATGGCCGGTGTTACACTATCGCTGTAGTTCTTGACCAGAATGTCCAGTGCAGCTAGTGTGCTTAGTTTCAACGCTCGTTGGTTCTTACGTAGGAAGGAGGCAAGAATGGGAACAGCCTCACCCAAGATGGGCCTCAGGTTGATCTTTAGCGGCGACCCTGCGATGAGCGTAAGAGCTTTGACGGTGGTCAGCCTTGTTATCTCGTTCTTTAGTCGCTCTAGGAAGATGTGGAGAGTGCCTGGTAGATCCGCACCAAGGCTATCACCAAGGTTGCAGATAATTTGCCCCATACAAGAAATAGCTCGCTCTTTGACTTCCTGGTCGATATCTGCTGCCTTCAGCCTTTTAATGGTGCAAGCGAAAAGgtcagcgatgtagggcgaggCATCAAAAGCATCAGTTTGATCCAGGGGCCTAATGACTTTGACCAACTGCTGGGTGACCAGCAGTGCTTCAGAGGTGATCTTATAAAAGGGATCACCCACACAAGCAACTACAGGAGGCACTATAGCCTGAACATGGGGGTGGAAGACTTGAGGCTGATGGTTGCACAGGATCACATACAAGCAAGACAGGGCATCTATCTTCAGATTTGAAGAGCTTGATTTATCGTTGAGAGAAAATATGATTCCTAGATGGAACAGAATTAACAAACATCActcaaaatacatacaaaaaataaagaactgtTGAGAAACTTAACACAAGATTtccaacaaaaacattttaaggttTACCCTAAAGAGCATTTATAAATACTGATCAAACTTGTCAAGAAGCAAGCATATGATCATGGAAGGAATGACTCCCCTCTTTTTTAACATGTAGGAGCTTGCCTGCGGCACATACCTGGGATGAGAACAGGAATATGCTGCGTCAGGGCCCCTGGCAGCACGTTTACTAGTTCTGTCAGCATGTTGAAGCAGCACTGCCGGGTCTTAACACTTTTCTCTTTCATCTGTTTATGCAGTGCTTTTACTATCATTGACACCTGCAAAGACAAACAATATTTCACCcttataaataaacagaaaaaattagAAAGCCATCAAAGTATGCTGTTATGTTGTGCTTTTCAAATTATATAGTAATGATAGAAAGAATGTTTCTGTGTATCTATATAACTAGCAGTAAAAGAAAGTACGTCTTTGCCTACCTGACTTTGAAGCATTGTAAGAGGAGTTTCTCCCTGTTCCATGGCATCCGGGTCACAGAGCCAGCTCTGGGCAGGGCGTGTTTGCTTGAGCAAGGACAGGTAGGCATGAAAGACATCCGCCTTGACGTTTTCTTCCCGCTCTTTAAAACGGGCAATGAGCGCTGGAGAAACAGTGCGGTAGAACTCCGGTAACATCTCATGTCGTGTGCTCACCACGGCATCCAAGCACTTTGCTGCCGCTCTCCTCACTTTCCAACTCATGTCGTCATCATCGCTGTACTCGTCATCACTCCCTGTTGGGATCATATGAGTCATAATCACAGTCACTTATTTGAATAATCccatcttttgcaacattatattGTTCACAATAGATGGCAGCCCCACCAAAAAATTCTGTTAACACTCAGACACTGTTAAACATACAGGGCAACAAGTTTGTCCCCTGAACCCTCTGTTTCAGCAACACAAAGCGCGTGGAATTCTGGAGTGTGGGCTTCTGAGAGGAAAACAAACGTACCTTCAAATCTGCTGCCAAACTGTATGAGCCTCCCAAGGCTGCTTACAAGCTAGTGCGCAGTCAGCACAATCAATTATTGaatagaaaacaacaaataGGTACGAATATGATTTAT includes these proteins:
- the cand1 gene encoding cullin-associated NEDD8-dissociated protein 1, with translation MASASYHISNLLEKMTSSDKDFRFMATNDLMSELQKDSIKLDDDSERKVVKMILKLLEDKNGEVQNLAVKCLGPLVSKVKEYQVETIVDTLCTNMLSDKEQLRDISSIGLKTVIGELPPASSGSALAASVCKKITGRLTSAIAKQEDVSVQLEALDIMADMLCRQGGLLVNFHPSILSCLLPQLTSPRLAVRKRTIIALGHLVMSCGNLVFVDLIEHLLSELSRNESMSTTRTYIQCIAAISRQAGHRIGEYLEKIIPLVVKFCNVDDDELREYCIQAFESFVRRCPKEVYPHVPTVISICLKYLTYDPNYNYDDEDEDENAMDADGVDEDYQGSDDEYSDDDDMSWKVRRAAAKCLDAVVSTRHEMLPEFYRTVSPALIARFKEREENVKADVFHAYLSLLKQTRPAQSWLCDPDAMEQGETPLTMLQSQVSMIVKALHKQMKEKSVKTRQCCFNMLTELVNVLPGALTQHIPVLIPGIIFSLNDKSSSSNLKIDALSCLYVILCNHQPQVFHPHVQAIVPPVVACVGDPFYKITSEALLVTQQLVKVIRPLDQTDAFDASPYIADLFACTIKRLKAADIDQEVKERAISCMGQIICNLGDSLGADLPGTLHIFLERLKNEITRLTTVKALTLIAGSPLKINLRPILGEAVPILASFLRKNQRALKLSTLAALDILVKNYSDSVTPAMIDAVLAELPPLINESDMHVSQMAISFLTTLARVHPDSLSKISGSILAELIALVRSPLLQGGALSAMLEFFQALVATGTASLGYMDLLRMLTGPVYAQSAALTHKQSYYSIAKCVAALTRACPKEGPAVVGQFIQDVKNSRSTDSIRLLALLSLGEVGHHVDLSGQPELKTVILDAFSSASEEVKSAASYALGSISVGNLPEYLPFVLQEISGQPKRQYLLLHSLKEIISSASVAGLKPYVENVWALLLKHCECTEEGTRNVVAECLGKLTLIDPETLLPRLKGYLLSGSSYARSSVVTAVKFTISDHPQTIDPLLKNCIGDFLKTLEDPDLNVRRVALVTFNSAAHNKPSLIRDLLDTVLPHLYNETKVRKDLIREVEMGPFKHTVDDGLDIRKAAFECMYTLLDSCLDRLDIFEFLNHVEDGLKDHYDIKMLTFLMLARLSSLCPSAVLQRLDRLVEPLRATCTTKVKANSVKQEFEKQDELKRSAMRAVVALLTIPEAEKSPLMSEFQSQISSNPELAAIFDSIQRDSSSANMESMDTS